A region of Arabidopsis thaliana chromosome 5, partial sequence DNA encodes the following proteins:
- a CDS encoding DNA-binding storekeeper protein-related transcriptional regulator (DNA-binding storekeeper protein-related transcriptional regulator; CONTAINS InterPro DOMAIN/s: Protein of unknown function DUF573 (InterPro:IPR007592); BEST Arabidopsis thaliana protein match is: DNA-binding storekeeper protein-related transcriptional regulator (TAIR:AT4G00232.1); Has 30201 Blast hits to 17322 proteins in 780 species: Archae - 12; Bacteria - 1396; Metazoa - 17338; Fungi - 3422; Plants - 5037; Viruses - 0; Other Eukaryotes - 2996 (source: NCBI BLink).), producing the protein MDKANTNRSKKEVCGGSGEAKPTGKKRKNERTLTNKNVNAKKSMMDFKALTRHNPSDDMTGAYNFLHEYISVDVYSYEFVEKMKSLKKKLIEKMGINAKDLSSSIGSELLKLIWRYDVKSVVEYNLLKIEQANFTSHPQISFNNSEPKKTNL; encoded by the exons ATGGACAAAGCGAATACCAACCGGTCCAAGAAGGAGGTTTGTGGTGGTTCTGGTGAAGCTAAGCCAACTGGAAAGAAACGGAAGAACGAAAGAACGTTAACGAACAAAAACGTGAATGCCAAGAAAA GTATGATGGATTTCAAAGCTCTAACAAGGCATAATCCTTCTGATGATATGACCGGAGCTTACAACTTCCTCCATGAATATATAAGCGTTGACGTTTATAGCTATGAGTTCgtagagaagatgaagagtttgaagaagaaattaataGAGAAAATGGGGATTAACGCTAAAGATCTGTCTTCTTCGATCGGTTCTGAGTTGTTAAAACTGATTTGGAGATATGATGTGAAATCTGTTGTTGAGTATAACTTACTTAAGATAGAACAAGCCAATTTCACATCACATCCCCAAATAAGTTTCAACAACTCGGAACCGAAGAAGACAAATCTTTAG